A portion of the Sulfuricurvum kujiense DSM 16994 genome contains these proteins:
- a CDS encoding Fur family transcriptional regulator yields the protein MKHNLLLKQYHLKATPQRIAIIQLMHHSGHISIDELYQEVKKRFSSISLATLYKNIHTMLDVSLIREVKIPGHKTKYEISKESHAHVLCTACNEIKDVPLEAASLLQKSIDVSQYKVEEVSVVISGLCPECQKK from the coding sequence ATGAAACATAACCTATTATTAAAACAATATCATCTCAAGGCAACACCGCAGCGGATAGCCATTATTCAATTAATGCACCACAGCGGCCACATAAGTATCGATGAACTCTATCAGGAAGTTAAAAAGCGGTTCTCCTCTATCTCGCTTGCGACGCTGTATAAAAACATCCATACGATGCTCGACGTTTCCCTTATCCGCGAAGTCAAAATTCCGGGGCACAAAACAAAGTACGAGATTTCCAAAGAGTCTCACGCCCATGTTTTGTGCACAGCATGCAATGAAATTAAAGATGTTCCGCTGGAAGCGGCATCGCTCCTGCAAAAATCGATCGATGTGAGTCAGTACAAAGTGGAAGAGGTTTCGGTAGTTATTTCAGGACTCTGCCCGGAGTGTCAGAAAAAGTAA
- a CDS encoding type IV pilus twitching motility protein PilT produces MNTTLDIYKLLKSVVAYKASDLHLVSRSEPQIRIDGRLVALNLPVLTGQDIEEMGYSLLTEKQKKAFEENNELDFSIVIPDVGRFRANYYKTMDEVACAFRIIPVIIPSLDDLNAKKVFKELIKREKGLILVTGPTGSGKSTTLAAMLNEINMNEARHIITVEDPVEFVHNNKKSLFSHRNVGTDTKSFSNALKYALREDPDVILIGEMRDRETISAALTAAETGHLVFGTLHTNSAPQTINRIIDVFSGDEQPQVRAQLSTSLIAVISQALLPKIGGGRVAAQEIMITNPAIANLIREDKVHQLYSQMQLNQQETNMTTQTQEIVDFLRKKLINKETALQYSNKPDELVRIINSL; encoded by the coding sequence ATGAATACCACGTTGGATATTTACAAGCTTCTTAAAAGCGTTGTGGCGTACAAGGCATCCGATTTACATCTTGTCAGCCGTTCAGAACCGCAGATTCGCATCGACGGACGCCTTGTCGCCCTGAACCTCCCCGTACTAACCGGGCAGGATATCGAAGAGATGGGATATTCTCTCCTCACCGAGAAGCAAAAAAAAGCGTTTGAAGAGAATAATGAACTTGACTTTTCGATTGTCATTCCCGATGTCGGCCGTTTCCGTGCCAACTACTACAAAACCATGGACGAAGTCGCCTGTGCGTTTCGTATCATCCCCGTCATTATCCCCTCTTTGGATGATTTGAACGCCAAAAAAGTATTTAAAGAGCTGATTAAACGCGAAAAAGGGCTAATCCTTGTCACCGGACCGACGGGAAGTGGTAAATCGACCACCCTTGCGGCGATGCTGAACGAAATCAACATGAACGAAGCCCGCCATATCATCACGGTCGAAGATCCGGTCGAGTTTGTCCATAACAACAAAAAATCGCTCTTCTCCCATCGTAATGTCGGAACCGATACCAAAAGCTTCTCGAACGCACTGAAATACGCTCTGCGTGAAGACCCGGACGTTATCCTGATCGGGGAGATGCGGGATCGCGAAACGATTTCAGCGGCGTTGACGGCGGCAGAAACGGGACACTTGGTCTTCGGAACACTCCACACCAACTCGGCACCGCAAACCATCAACCGTATCATCGACGTTTTCTCGGGTGATGAACAGCCGCAGGTACGGGCTCAATTGTCTACCTCCCTGATCGCCGTCATATCCCAAGCCCTTTTGCCGAAAATCGGCGGCGGACGTGTCGCTGCGCAGGAGATTATGATCACCAATCCGGCGATTGCCAATCTGATCCGCGAAGACAAAGTCCATCAGCTCTATTCGCAAATGCAGCTCAATCAGCAAGAGACCAATATGACGACCCAGACACAGGAAATCGTCGACTTCCTGCGCAAAAAACTGATCAACAAAGAGACCGCTTTGCAATATTCCAACAAACCCGACGAATTGGTTCGTATCATCAATTCACTCTAA
- a CDS encoding arsenate reductase family protein — protein MVDVYGIKSCGSVQKALRFLDARGIAYTFHDFKTAPVSDKKILDWTAKVPLSTLLNTKGTTYRTLGMKNHELDDNGKIEWMGNHNLLIKRPVIEYKDALVVGYDESYYEGIFRS, from the coding sequence ATGGTAGACGTCTACGGAATCAAAAGTTGCGGCAGTGTCCAAAAAGCGCTCCGGTTTCTGGACGCCCGCGGTATCGCCTATACATTTCACGATTTTAAAACTGCTCCCGTTTCAGATAAAAAAATTCTAGACTGGACCGCAAAAGTTCCCCTTTCAACCCTTTTAAATACCAAAGGGACGACCTACCGAACGTTAGGGATGAAAAACCACGAATTAGACGACAACGGCAAAATTGAGTGGATGGGGAACCATAATCTTCTGATAAAACGCCCGGTTATCGAATACAAAGATGCGCTTGTCGTCGGATACGATGAATCTTACTATGAAGGGATATTTCGATCATGA
- the gatC gene encoding Asp-tRNA(Asn)/Glu-tRNA(Gln) amidotransferase subunit GatC — protein sequence MKIDETLLQRLEKLSYLQIPQEHREEMIAQLSEIVSFVDNLSELSTEGVDATFAMSEVSTRLREDVGTVDRAVNDDILAHAPHSQEHFFIVPKIIE from the coding sequence ATGAAAATTGATGAAACTCTCTTGCAACGGCTAGAAAAATTATCTTATCTCCAGATTCCCCAAGAACATCGTGAAGAGATGATAGCACAACTTAGTGAAATCGTCTCGTTTGTCGACAACCTCTCAGAGCTCTCGACGGAGGGGGTGGACGCAACATTCGCCATGTCCGAAGTATCCACTCGGCTGAGAGAAGACGTCGGCACAGTCGACCGCGCCGTAAACGACGATATACTTGCCCATGCTCCCCATTCGCAAGAACATTTTTTCATCGTCCCTAAAATCATCGAGTAA
- a CDS encoding tyrosine-type recombinase/integrase, with protein sequence MSKELEAFIEYITVIKALSPRTIEAYSRDLGEIEQNAQKALVDIDSNTVFQILGTLSNKRTLNRKLSAFNSFLDFCHRNRFDSLSTKFSLSKVPKNLPKYVTYETIQAGLGMIDRSDWIGLRDYALILFLYATGSRISEALIAEEGDIEIEWLRIRHGKGEKERYVPIAHEALKALRAYQEASPYNKPYLWLNYRGEPLSRISAFKITQKYLGVSPHALRHSYATALILGGADLRVVQELLGHASLLTTQIYTHVQKQNLQETVLRHHPMAHS encoded by the coding sequence ATGTCGAAAGAGCTTGAGGCTTTTATCGAATACATAACCGTTATCAAAGCGCTTAGTCCTCGAACAATCGAGGCCTACAGCCGCGACTTGGGAGAGATTGAGCAGAACGCTCAAAAAGCCCTTGTCGATATCGATTCAAACACCGTTTTTCAAATCCTCGGAACCCTCTCCAATAAACGAACCCTGAACCGAAAACTCTCCGCATTTAACTCCTTTTTGGATTTTTGCCACCGTAACCGTTTTGATTCCCTGTCCACGAAATTTTCCCTCTCCAAAGTACCGAAAAATCTCCCTAAATATGTAACCTATGAGACCATTCAAGCGGGTCTGGGGATGATTGACCGCAGCGATTGGATCGGACTGCGCGATTACGCCCTAATCCTCTTTTTGTACGCGACGGGATCGCGTATCAGCGAGGCTCTGATCGCCGAGGAGGGGGATATCGAGATAGAATGGCTCCGTATACGCCACGGTAAAGGGGAGAAAGAGCGCTACGTTCCGATAGCTCATGAGGCGTTAAAAGCGCTTCGTGCCTATCAGGAGGCTTCCCCCTACAATAAGCCGTATCTGTGGCTCAACTACCGCGGAGAGCCTCTGAGCCGCATTTCGGCGTTTAAAATCACCCAAAAATATCTGGGTGTCTCTCCCCACGCGCTTCGCCACTCCTACGCGACGGCACTTATCCTCGGCGGAGCCGATCTGCGCGTCGTACAGGAACTGCTCGGGCATGCGTCACTGCTTACCACGCAGATATACACCCATGTTCAAAAGCAAAATCTTCAAGAGACGGTACTTCGCCATCATCCGATGGCACACTCTTGA
- a CDS encoding cupin domain-containing protein, protein MTYASFTADVVYGDTQPVITPLITNEFTKEIRIVFRIGQSMKAHKTSFPITVMIVQGRIDFGVGEERYELVAGDVVALEGNVIHDLNALEDSIVRLSLHKGDSVARVNGVLKL, encoded by the coding sequence ATGACTTACGCTTCATTTACCGCAGATGTCGTCTACGGCGATACACAGCCCGTTATTACGCCGCTCATTACCAACGAGTTTACCAAAGAGATTCGGATCGTATTTCGCATCGGTCAATCGATGAAAGCGCATAAAACATCGTTTCCGATCACGGTGATGATCGTGCAGGGACGTATCGATTTCGGAGTAGGGGAAGAGCGCTACGAATTGGTCGCTGGCGATGTCGTCGCATTAGAGGGTAATGTGATACATGATCTCAATGCCCTCGAAGATTCGATTGTCCGCCTTAGTCTGCATAAAGGTGACAGTGTTGCACGGGTAAACGGGGTACTTAAGCTATAA
- a CDS encoding type III pantothenate kinase: MILCDVGNTSVDLFYAGKRTKLSVDDFDPATLYDTVYFVSVNSAFNERVQNYTNWHNLRELIDWDKYYPTMGIDRIMVCEAVEEGVIVDAGSAITVDVMRGGVYQGGFISLGLRAAQSAYANLSGALDVSFNFEVDLAKMAKNTPDALTVGFLAPLIEKIESLGKPLYLTGGDGLLLSRYLSGAVVDEDLIFRGMEKLLQKGSKC; encoded by the coding sequence ATGATATTATGTGACGTCGGAAATACATCGGTTGATCTGTTTTATGCGGGTAAGCGGACCAAGCTCAGTGTGGACGATTTTGATCCTGCAACACTCTATGACACTGTCTATTTTGTCAGTGTAAACAGTGCGTTTAACGAACGGGTACAAAACTATACAAATTGGCATAATTTACGAGAGTTAATCGACTGGGATAAATACTATCCTACGATGGGCATTGACCGTATTATGGTGTGCGAAGCGGTGGAAGAGGGTGTTATCGTCGATGCGGGGAGTGCCATCACAGTCGATGTGATGCGCGGCGGCGTGTATCAGGGGGGATTTATTTCTTTAGGGCTTCGTGCGGCACAATCGGCGTACGCGAATCTCTCCGGCGCACTGGACGTGTCATTTAACTTTGAGGTAGATTTGGCTAAAATGGCGAAAAATACTCCCGATGCCCTTACGGTCGGTTTTTTGGCTCCTTTGATAGAGAAGATCGAGAGTCTGGGAAAACCCCTTTATTTGACCGGAGGGGACGGCTTGCTGTTGTCCCGTTATTTATCCGGGGCAGTAGTGGATGAAGATTTGATCTTCCGCGGGATGGAAAAGTTACTTCAAAAAGGTTCTAAATGCTAA
- the hisG gene encoding ATP phosphoribosyltransferase, whose amino-acid sequence MLSVALPKGRIAEDTLEIFETIFGSSFKFDDRKLILQTENFKFLLVRNQDVATYVYHQAADIGVVGLDTLEEQGLDVIRLLDLQKGKCRVAIGMRAGEKPDFTKSEIKVATKMVNITKRYFAERAVAADIIKLYGSIELAPLVGLADMIVDVVETGSTMKQNGLEVVETIMESTTHLIANKNSFFEKKSEILDIYEKINALLYGN is encoded by the coding sequence ATGCTAAGTGTCGCACTCCCGAAAGGGCGAATTGCCGAAGATACGTTGGAAATTTTCGAAACGATTTTCGGAAGCAGTTTTAAATTCGATGATCGCAAATTGATCTTGCAAACCGAAAACTTCAAATTCTTGCTGGTACGCAACCAAGACGTCGCCACCTACGTCTATCACCAAGCCGCCGATATCGGTGTCGTCGGTCTCGATACCCTCGAAGAGCAGGGGCTGGACGTCATCCGTCTGCTCGATCTGCAAAAAGGGAAATGCCGTGTCGCCATCGGGATGCGTGCGGGTGAAAAACCCGATTTCACCAAAAGCGAGATCAAAGTCGCGACCAAAATGGTGAACATCACCAAACGCTATTTCGCCGAGCGCGCCGTTGCCGCCGATATCATCAAACTCTACGGTTCCATCGAACTCGCTCCCCTTGTAGGGCTTGCCGACATGATCGTCGATGTCGTCGAGACGGGAAGCACGATGAAGCAAAACGGTTTGGAAGTGGTCGAGACGATCATGGAATCGACGACCCATCTGATCGCCAATAAAAACAGCTTTTTCGAGAAAAAAAGCGAGATATTGGATATTTACGAAAAGATAAACGCACTTTTGTACGGCAATTAA
- a CDS encoding glycine zipper 2TM domain-containing protein, whose product MSKIILPVALTVLFSTSAVMAESFSTVEYVTVTRSTPIYSTIQEEIPSQKCYDVQEAVSSGGSSNNDVVGAVVGGALGGVLGHQIGGGKGKTAATVGGAVLGTLAGQNVGSKYNTPGTTTYQTVRKCENITTVKSRQVLGGYSNVAKFKGKTITVESDQPLKQIPVTVTYSY is encoded by the coding sequence ATGTCAAAGATTATCTTACCGGTCGCTTTAACAGTTCTTTTTTCGACGTCAGCGGTAATGGCGGAAAGTTTTTCGACGGTTGAATATGTTACGGTCACGCGATCGACCCCTATCTATTCAACGATTCAAGAGGAAATTCCAAGCCAAAAATGTTACGATGTCCAAGAAGCGGTAAGCTCGGGCGGAAGCAGTAACAACGACGTCGTCGGTGCCGTTGTCGGAGGTGCCTTAGGAGGTGTGCTCGGACATCAGATCGGAGGGGGAAAAGGTAAAACGGCGGCAACCGTCGGCGGAGCCGTTTTGGGAACCTTGGCCGGTCAAAACGTAGGGAGCAAATACAACACTCCGGGAACGACGACCTATCAAACCGTTCGCAAATGCGAAAATATTACTACGGTTAAAAGCCGTCAGGTATTGGGCGGTTATTCGAATGTCGCCAAATTCAAAGGCAAAACGATCACCGTCGAGAGCGATCAGCCTTTAAAACAAATTCCCGTTACCGTGACCTACAGCTATTAA
- the gap gene encoding type I glyceraldehyde-3-phosphate dehydrogenase has protein sequence MALKVAINGTGRIGIIVAKIIAERSDIELVALNTTAKPDMLEYLLKFDSVHRGIDAKVIDENTISIGGKNVRMFRERDIDKVDFGSCGAEVVIECTGVFLDQESCQKHLKNGIKKVIMSAPAKDDSPTYVFGVNSDQYKGEAIISNASCTTNCLGPICKVLDDAFGIENGLMTTIHSYTNDQNILDVKHSKDPRRARAAALNMIPTSTGAAKAIGKVMPHLLGKLNGYAMRVPTPDVSVVDLTVNLKKEVTKEDIHAVFNAAAAGDFKGLIEVDNDKRVSCDFIGSTYSSTYVPDMTSVVDGHTVKVLAWYDNEWGYSSRLVDMTVLIGTR, from the coding sequence ATGGCACTCAAAGTGGCGATTAACGGAACGGGCAGAATCGGAATTATCGTAGCAAAGATCATTGCAGAGCGCAGTGATATCGAGCTGGTAGCATTAAATACGACGGCGAAACCTGACATGTTGGAATATTTACTTAAATTTGACAGCGTCCATCGCGGAATCGACGCAAAAGTGATCGACGAGAATACAATTTCGATCGGCGGGAAAAATGTCCGTATGTTTCGTGAACGGGACATCGATAAAGTCGACTTCGGAAGCTGCGGCGCTGAAGTGGTTATCGAATGTACGGGCGTCTTTTTGGATCAGGAGAGCTGTCAAAAGCATTTAAAAAACGGAATTAAAAAGGTCATTATGTCGGCTCCGGCAAAAGATGACAGTCCGACATACGTTTTCGGTGTAAACTCGGATCAATATAAAGGCGAAGCGATTATCTCAAACGCCAGCTGTACGACCAACTGCCTCGGGCCGATCTGTAAAGTTCTTGACGATGCGTTCGGTATCGAAAACGGTTTGATGACAACGATCCACTCATATACCAATGACCAAAATATTTTGGACGTTAAACACTCAAAAGATCCTCGTCGTGCGCGTGCGGCGGCTCTTAACATGATCCCGACTTCTACGGGTGCGGCAAAGGCGATCGGCAAAGTCATGCCTCATTTGCTCGGCAAGCTTAACGGCTATGCGATGCGCGTACCGACGCCGGATGTTTCCGTCGTCGATTTGACCGTCAATTTGAAAAAAGAGGTCACTAAAGAAGATATCCATGCTGTTTTCAACGCTGCGGCAGCCGGTGATTTCAAAGGGTTGATTGAAGTCGATAACGACAAACGCGTATCGTGCGATTTCATCGGATCGACCTACAGTTCGACGTATGTTCCGGACATGACGAGTGTCGTTGACGGACATACGGTCAAAGTTTTAGCATGGTATGACAACGAGTGGGGATACAGCAGCCGTTTGGTTGATATGACGGTTCTTATCGGTACACGATAA
- a CDS encoding glucose-6-phosphate isomerase yields MLTYTNHFDTKTLDPFTLEKGFEAVRYEAASGEVGYYHLPISSQPLVEELKSLYHDIDRRFNTIAIIGIGGSSLGIKAIERLLRPSTPNAKKLIYLENSDPISIMQEMKQIDKFRTLFIVISKSGGTVETLSIFKRLVVSFELPLDHSDQIYVVSDENSILAHFADEHHLRRFVIPSNVGGRFSVLSAVGMVPLTLAGFDTAAILKGAQTFLEQFWNRQEEHMLQKAAYYVTQSDQYPMNVLFAYSDTFEEFGKWVVQIWGESLGKRNRRGERVGLTPISLIGSVDQHSFLQLIIEGPLNKTVTFMHIEHSEDHLMIPELSLHYLEKSDFVNGKSFNELINAQCHATMQSVLQSGVSVDEIAWKQIDEASVGELILYYELLTSLSGALLEINTYDQPGVEIGKKILETQF; encoded by the coding sequence ATGCTGACCTATACGAACCATTTCGATACGAAAACACTCGATCCTTTCACCCTTGAAAAAGGGTTTGAGGCGGTTCGTTACGAAGCTGCCTCGGGAGAGGTAGGCTACTATCATCTTCCTATTTCTTCACAGCCTCTTGTCGAAGAGCTCAAATCTCTCTATCACGATATCGACCGCCGTTTTAATACGATTGCAATCATCGGAATCGGGGGATCATCGTTGGGGATCAAGGCGATTGAGAGATTGCTCCGCCCCAGTACTCCAAATGCCAAAAAACTTATCTACCTCGAAAATTCTGATCCCATCAGCATTATGCAGGAGATGAAACAGATCGATAAGTTTCGTACCCTTTTTATCGTTATATCCAAATCGGGCGGTACGGTAGAGACCCTTTCCATCTTTAAACGTCTTGTCGTAAGTTTTGAACTCCCGCTGGATCATTCCGATCAGATTTATGTCGTGAGCGATGAGAATTCTATCCTAGCCCATTTCGCCGATGAGCACCATTTGCGCCGTTTTGTTATACCGAGTAATGTCGGAGGACGATTTTCGGTTTTAAGCGCCGTAGGTATGGTTCCGTTAACGCTGGCAGGGTTTGATACGGCTGCAATACTCAAAGGGGCACAAACCTTTTTAGAGCAATTCTGGAACCGCCAGGAAGAGCATATGCTCCAAAAAGCGGCCTATTACGTAACCCAAAGCGATCAGTATCCTATGAATGTCCTTTTTGCCTATTCCGATACGTTTGAAGAGTTCGGTAAATGGGTCGTTCAGATATGGGGCGAATCGCTCGGCAAACGTAACCGCCGAGGTGAACGGGTCGGGTTGACTCCGATTTCCTTGATAGGTTCGGTCGATCAGCACTCGTTTTTGCAGTTGATTATTGAAGGGCCGTTGAATAAAACCGTTACCTTTATGCATATTGAGCATTCGGAAGATCATCTTATGATTCCCGAACTTTCACTCCATTATTTGGAAAAAAGTGATTTTGTCAACGGAAAGAGTTTCAATGAACTGATCAACGCGCAGTGCCACGCTACGATGCAGAGTGTTTTGCAAAGCGGTGTCAGTGTGGATGAGATAGCTTGGAAACAAATCGATGAGGCTTCTGTGGGAGAGTTGATTCTCTATTATGAGCTTTTGACGTCGCTAAGCGGGGCATTGCTGGAGATTAACACGTATGACCAGCCGGGGGTAGAAATCGGCAAAAAGATATTAGAAACTCAGTTCTAA
- a CDS encoding CZB domain-containing protein, whose protein sequence is MFNEDAKKAALQTTAIENTTFITLAKIDHIIFKSNAYKSIANGQKEAEFSDHHGCRLGKWYDSGQGQERFVHLPSYKSMEQPHANVHTIVLHNMQYIEKEDTSIYHKEEILSSFQDMEDQSQMLFTIMDALNKESEDDLMKNV, encoded by the coding sequence ATGTTCAATGAAGATGCCAAAAAAGCGGCATTGCAGACAACCGCTATCGAAAACACGACCTTTATTACGTTGGCGAAAATCGACCATATCATCTTTAAATCCAACGCCTATAAAAGCATTGCCAACGGACAAAAAGAGGCTGAATTTTCCGATCATCACGGCTGCCGCCTAGGCAAATGGTACGATTCTGGACAAGGTCAAGAGCGTTTCGTACATCTTCCAAGCTATAAAAGTATGGAACAGCCTCATGCAAATGTTCATACAATCGTTCTACATAATATGCAATATATTGAAAAAGAAGATACCTCCATCTATCACAAAGAAGAGATTCTCAGCAGCTTCCAAGATATGGAAGATCAAAGTCAAATGCTCTTCACGATTATGGATGCTCTGAATAAAGAATCGGAAGACGATTTGATGAAGAATGTTTAG
- a CDS encoding PAS domain-containing protein: protein MSNQELSFGDEEFIVSKTDLSGKITYGNALFIKMSGYEEKELLHQPHNILRHEEMPAIVFKLLWSRIKEGKEIFAYVKNKTKNGDFYWVFAHVTPSFDTNRKISNYHSVRRKPTQNALNIIKPLYTALLQKEKNGGIAASEAALNQILKDKGMSYDEFILSI from the coding sequence ATGTCTAACCAAGAACTATCTTTCGGTGACGAAGAGTTTATCGTATCTAAAACCGATTTGAGCGGAAAAATTACGTACGGTAATGCCCTTTTTATTAAGATGTCCGGCTATGAAGAGAAAGAACTGCTTCATCAGCCGCATAATATATTGCGGCATGAAGAGATGCCCGCAATTGTGTTCAAGCTCCTTTGGAGCCGTATTAAAGAGGGGAAAGAAATATTCGCCTACGTAAAAAATAAAACCAAGAACGGTGATTTTTACTGGGTATTTGCCCATGTAACCCCGTCATTTGATACTAACCGAAAAATCAGCAATTACCATTCAGTACGGCGCAAACCGACACAAAATGCACTAAATATCATAAAACCGCTGTATACCGCTTTGTTGCAAAAAGAAAAAAACGGCGGTATAGCCGCTTCGGAAGCGGCACTCAATCAAATACTCAAAGACAAAGGGATGTCATATGACGAATTTATCCTCTCTATCTAA
- the dbpA gene encoding ATP-dependent RNA helicase DbpA: MSTFETLALRIPLKEALKRLEFTQMTSIQSQALPVILQKKDCIAQAATGSGKTLAFGLGVLERINPKSFGTQSLILCPTRELAEQVAKVIRSLASEIGNIKVLTLCGGVPMKGQIHSLKHGAHIIVGTPGRVLKLLQMETFDPAQIQTVVLDEADQMIDMGFIEDITSILGFTPPSRQSLLFSATFPESIQTITSDFMKDPVMVTAEHSLSKPKIEEIAYLCNDKLPAISMVLQLHGITNTIIFCNTKVDANALCEDLNRIGVHALTLHGDMEQFDRNEAIIQFRNLSAPILVATDVAGRGIDIEGLDAIINYEVPIQNERYTHRIGRTGRAGKNGIAITLVNHYQYERFIDLKRPVTPIELPGIKNASPLKTLMRTICIDAGKKEKLRAGDIVGALIHECGLSKEEIGKIDQLDHLSYVAVPRNIAENIYQKLVNRPIKGKTFRKWLLD; this comes from the coding sequence ATGTCCACCTTCGAAACCTTAGCATTACGTATCCCCCTAAAAGAAGCATTGAAACGGTTGGAGTTTACTCAAATGACCTCTATTCAATCGCAAGCTTTGCCTGTTATCTTACAAAAAAAAGATTGTATCGCCCAAGCCGCCACCGGAAGCGGAAAAACCTTGGCATTCGGACTAGGCGTTTTGGAACGGATCAACCCCAAATCCTTCGGCACCCAGTCACTGATCCTCTGCCCTACCCGCGAACTTGCCGAACAAGTGGCAAAAGTGATCCGTTCGTTAGCATCTGAAATCGGCAATATCAAAGTTCTCACCCTCTGCGGAGGGGTTCCGATGAAAGGGCAGATTCATTCGCTCAAACACGGCGCCCATATCATCGTCGGCACCCCGGGGCGCGTCTTGAAATTGCTTCAGATGGAGACATTTGATCCGGCTCAAATCCAAACGGTAGTACTCGATGAAGCCGATCAGATGATCGATATGGGATTTATCGAAGATATTACCTCTATTCTAGGTTTTACGCCGCCATCACGCCAAAGCCTCCTTTTCTCCGCCACCTTTCCCGAATCGATCCAAACCATCACTTCGGATTTTATGAAAGACCCCGTCATGGTCACTGCCGAGCATTCGCTCAGTAAACCCAAAATTGAGGAGATCGCCTATCTCTGTAACGATAAACTCCCCGCGATCAGCATGGTGCTTCAACTTCACGGAATTACCAATACGATCATTTTTTGCAATACGAAAGTAGACGCAAATGCATTATGCGAGGATTTAAACCGCATCGGAGTACATGCCCTTACCCTTCACGGAGATATGGAGCAGTTCGACCGCAACGAAGCGATCATCCAATTTCGCAATCTAAGCGCCCCTATCCTTGTCGCTACCGATGTCGCCGGCCGCGGAATCGATATTGAAGGGCTGGACGCCATTATCAACTACGAAGTACCGATTCAAAACGAACGCTACACCCACCGTATCGGACGTACCGGACGGGCAGGAAAAAACGGTATTGCCATTACCCTGGTCAATCACTACCAATATGAACGGTTTATCGATTTAAAACGTCCCGTCACCCCAATAGAACTCCCTGGCATTAAAAATGCATCCCCATTAAAAACCCTAATGCGCACGATCTGTATCGATGCCGGCAAAAAAGAAAAACTCCGTGCAGGCGACATTGTCGGAGCGCTAATCCATGAGTGCGGCCTGAGCAAAGAAGAGATCGGAAAAATCGATCAGCTTGACCATCTCAGCTATGTTGCGGTCCCCCGCAACATAGCCGAAAATATTTATCAAAAACTGGTTAATCGGCCGATAAAAGGGAAAACATTCAGGAAATGGCTGTTAGACTAG